A single genomic interval of Deltaproteobacteria bacterium harbors:
- a CDS encoding DUF3343 domain-containing protein, giving the protein MTDIEEYHVIMFDSVHHALRSEMILKEMGISHKLIPVPRHISSDCGICLRFTVDLRKRIEEALAGKVDIREIRPL; this is encoded by the coding sequence ATGACGGATATTGAGGAGTACCACGTCATCATGTTCGACTCCGTCCACCATGCCTTGCGGTCGGAGATGATTCTCAAGGAAATGGGGATTTCCCACAAGCTCATTCCCGTTCCCCGTCATATCAGTTCAGACTGCGGGATATGCCTCCGGTTTACTGTAGACCTCAGAAAACGGATCGAAGAGGCCCTTGCCGGTAAAGTAGATATACGCGAAATTCGCCCCCTGTAA